The region tgggcattttaaaacggatTAATGGAGGAACCCGAACACAGgcgggaatttggaaaaatccacttaaaagcccacttatgttttgacccggcccaatccgaatttggcacctataaaagggcctctacacttcattttagtcatttttcttcaactccataatccTCTAGAACTCCcctaacctctccacacctctctagaattttccacacttctctctccactacaagaatattcttgaaggctctccaccattccaaaacattctataccatcacaaaagaggattaaactccAAAGCCCCAAGCTAAgtcatggagaaggattgttcttgtctccacttaatgttgtgataaatttggtcttggaagaagttgagtggggtgaagttcttttagtgtaaggtatgttctccattctatttctcatgattaagttgatttgaaggtttagcaagtcctataaaagaagagaatcatagtatagaagttgcaaattattaaagtgaagatgatgactatggaatgaatttgaaaggagattttggattaatttgagattaaattgaatataattctttgattatggtattgtggatattgttatggttagttgagaaatttggaaaacatcgtgtgggatgttttatggagcctattggtgttgataatattgttgtgatgttggtattgttgttgttgttgttggttgttggattgtgatttcgggctaggcatataaacgggggaggtCTTTGTCCGAATTTTTGATTCTATaaacggaattaaattgaaggcttaagatgagcgtatgacattgagcctaataatagtatgaatggtttatatgtagatttacgagcttggaaggataaacgttgaacgactaaggcgaccgaaaggtatgttaaggctcgtccctttctttcaaaggcatgattcctatggtatgattccataagtgtttccataacctccttgatttcaaaagctagaagtttatgactcttaaagcttcttatgatgttaaaaatgagaatgtttttatgaggattacgttgaggatgattttatgcttaaaggtctcaaatatgatttcaacgatgatgtaaaaatgttaagctatttcatgattttctcgattaatttcattgttgttgatctcaccttataaattgttccttcaaggtgggatagagcgatagtttttatttgaactcctatgcatgccatgagtataatatatgtatatagctattttgtgacattacagagttctattatttcattttgattatgcactgcactcattttcattcttcatgtatatataaggcacgtTGACAAGGGGGTGACGCTCGTgacctttgttgtatatatataaggcacgattgacgccgtggcctttgttgtgtgGGGTGACGccgtgacctttgttgtgtgtatatatggcacGATTGACGGGGGGTGatgttgtggcctttgttgtgatgtgtatatatggcaCGATTGACGGGGGGTgattgtggcctttgttgtgatgtgtatatgtatggcacggATTGACGGGGGTGATATTTGTGGCcttttgttgtgatgtgtatatgtatgacacGGTTGGATTGACGGGGGATGTTGTGAtgtgcatttatatatatatatatatatatatatatatatacacacatatattatatatatggggctgtggcctttgttgtgatatttctatggatatatgtgtttctttgatatagttgtactgatgcatttattttgcccattcattgacatgtctcaaatgttttctaggattttatgtacatgttgatttcatgccttacatactcagtacactattcgtactgaccccctttcttcgggggctgcgtttcatgcccgcaggtacagacactcagtttggtgatcctccgatTTAGGACTTCAGCTCAGCTTCTTGGAGGGCTCTAGTGTTCTCGAGCTCGAGtcgttttggtacagatcctttgacataggctttgttatactcttagaggtctgtagacatatgtgggttgcgTATATACGGTTTGATCAGCTATGcagatgtagttcgttttggatattcccgtgcatagtggcagccttatcggcttgcatattttgttatgtttggtttaTTTGTGGCTTCTCAAGAGACGAGTTCTTtttgatgtatgatatgatgagctATATCCCCTTCTCATGTCCTTGAGTTCATAGAGGACGAAGAGACATGTTACGCGGTATTTTTTTggacatacatgatatacatatattttatttaacgGCCACTTGGTCCTGAGATATTTTATTTAGCTTTGGTCATTTGGTCGATGAGACATTTTATTTGGGAAGCGCTTGGTCAGtaagacattttatttagcctggccacttggtcagtgagatagatTTGCCTGAtcgacgggtcagtgagattttacagttgcctggccacttggtcagtgagacatatgATATCATTGTATTGCAATTCATTTGAGACAGATCAGAGGGATATTCTGAgaattctttggcctccagattgtattgttttcagttcaatttcagttagcgtttgccttacatactcggtatattgtTCCATAACGTATATAACGTCGGGGCGATTGCATTCATGAGGTACGGATAAACAAGTTGATAGACCTCCCAGTAAGGATGCGATATCAACGATCGGTGAGCTCCCTTTTTGTTCGAAGTTGCTAGGTCCTTGGAGTCTCTCCCTttttattaaagattgtatggTACAGTCACACATTCCCTAGAAACTTGTAAACGAGTCCTGTATATAGTGTGTTtgtgtgatagccttgtcggcttgtctATGTACGTTTGGATCGTTGGCTTGTACGATCCGTATATCGTCGGCTtgctgtgtgtgtgtgtgtctgtgtgtgtgtatatatatatatatatatatatccattgtagcctcgccggcttgtttgtattgtctgtgtgcaggtaggccttatCGGTTTAAGTTGGGGGTTACTTCCCCAGAGTTTTGGATTTAGAGGGAttcgctcgggcctagtttggcaTCGAGTGCCGGTCACGCCACTCCAGATTTGGGGCTTGACATTACAGACATAGATGAATTTAAGTATAACGATATTTAAGAGATATTATTACTTCTGGTGATCATGTATTTCTTGTAAACTTTCATTCTTAGACACTAAGGATTATGAAATTAATATCATAGTTCCTCTTAGTAATATTGTTCTTTAGGAACAAGATTTGAGGCATAAATGATCAAGCGAACCATTTAAGATTCGGAGATCAAAAGAATCCAAGTATGCGAAATAATGGTAACAAACATCCAAAATCCATTAAGGATGATGTATAATACACTACTAATGTCATGGATTCATTAGCACTTTTCCATAATAACAATTTTACTTATGACAAAATACATACCAAAGATTTAGTCACAACTAACAAGTAAGGTTGGAAATTATCTTTCTTCAAGCCACATAGTCAAAATCTCAAATATCTTAACAAAGAGAACTTATGTCCCTCACGATATTATATACAACGGAGggaacaataaaaaataaaaaaataaaaaaaaacgaaagatGCTAAAAGGAATATtcttactttcatcatattttcaaaatagttGCCCAAGATGGCAGAGTCTCAtactgataacgtgttataaaataaatactataaagTAAATACACCAAACATAAGTATATAGAAAGAGATTGATATACTTTAATATTCATTGTCTATTTAATTTCTACAAATGAACTCATATTTATAGGAGGAAATAAGTTAACAACTTGGTGGGCAAGTATTCTTGGTGCCCAAGTTCACGTGATGGGCATCCAACTTACAAcaaattttgattatttttgtttttgcaaaAGCTTCTCTAACAGACGAttcctttcaaaaaaaaaaaaaaaaattgtaaaactgTTTTTCCAAAAACTCAAACACAAAATTTGGTGTTTATCTTTACAGAAATATGACCGTCATGATCTACTGAGAGTTCTCATAACAAACCgcttcccattttttttttgcttcaaatATTCCACGACAAGACTTCCTTCGAAGGAGATAAACATGCACCGATGTGTTgcataaatacattctaatcaattGTAGAATAAcaatatttttatatagttaAAATGTTGCACAATTAATAAAAATTGTTGCAGacttactttatatatatatatatatatatatatatatatatatatatatatatatccatttcAAATATAATATTCGACTCTACTCGTTCACATGGAGAATTACCTAACATTACATCTGATTTGGCATATGCCAATTTAGTTTTCTGATTAGATTAGATGTGATTTCCTAAACGTACTATACTCAAGTACTCCCCCCGTCTCATAATAAGCATCACCTTAGCCAAAAGATTCGTCTCATAATAAGTATCATCTTAGGAAACCAAGATATaaattgactatttttttttcaactctaacCTTAGACAAAACTGACAAGTTAAAGTAatatctaaatgatgattggaaaagccacatagtaatttgatattgttgaattcccaatgtcaaaaggattactacttgtgcatgctctaatcaagaggaaataataatttatttttattatatagggataatttagtaaacttcacattgcattattgatttcttaatatgtgtgtttttggctaaggtgacacatattatgggacggagggagtattatatattgCAGTCTCAATCATTATACATATAACAAAGTCAGTTATATCCTTGGTGACATGGTCGAGATCCCTCCATTATTAATCAGAGATTTCGAATTTAAGCCACAATCACCCCAAAAACCTTGGACGCCTTAGTTTCGCACTCCCGTGGGTTTAATTTGGAAATTGTGAAATTAAGGGATGTGTGCAAGTAGAAATGTCAATTTGCATATTATTTCTCTTTCTTGATTCTATGACATCTACAGAAGATGGTTAGCTAGATCAGTCCTCACAATCGTATAGTAACGTGGATTTAGAAAGATACGCAATTTAAAATACAATATGGGGCTTCCTTTCACCGTGCTCTCCGAACCATGCTGGCTAGTAACCCATCTAGCAGAGATCATTTTGATGTCAAAACACAAACACCCACAATTAAGAATAAGGTAAAATTGAAGTGGGATTAGCAACGAGCAAGTGTAATAAGCTGATCGACGACAGTGGTATCAGCCAATGTACTTGTGTCCTCAAGTTCATCTAAGCTATTGGAAGCAATTTTCCTCAAAATTCTCCTCATTATTTTCCCACTCCTTGTCTTTGGTAGACCTGGTGCCCAGTGAATCTTGTCTGGTGCAGCAAAACCTCCAATCTGACAATGTCAAATAATTTAACCTATTAATTATGGAGCATTTTCTAAAGGCCATCCACAAATCTTGGCCATCCACAAATCGTACTTTTGGACATAGGTTCATCTGCTTCGACATATTTAACAAAGGCAAAAAGAATCATACCTTATCTCTGACAACCTTTGTAAGACTTTTTCTGAGTTCCTCACTGTATGGAACACCTTCAGCCAAAGTAACAAATGCGTATATCCCTTGTCCTTTAACCTGATTAATTTCCAACAACATACAGGATTAGACTTGTGTCCAAACAATGAAAAACTAATTCTGATCATCAGTATATTGATATACCTCATGTTCCACGCCAACGACAGCAGCTTCAACACACTGAGGATGTGAAACTAAAGCTGACTCTACTTCAGCTGTGCCAATGCGATGTCCACTGTATGCACAATATGGAAATAGTTCAAATAACAGAATAGCTAGTTTTACCAATATTAAAGAAAAGTATTTTCCTTCGTAAATTACGAGCTTCTagtatagtttttgcaaattcAAGATTTGAGTTTTCAAGTTCCTACGTCAACTAGATCACTGGGTTCTGGAAAGATTTAAATTTCTTATGCTCTGCTCCAAACTTCCCTAAGCTAGAAAGTTTCTGAATGCACACACTTTTTTATACCATTACTATCTCCATTAAATTGGATGAGGAATTAGCATTTAGAGGGCATGGAAAATATGAAACATACTTACATACAATATACAAACTGAAGGACTACTATACCTGACGTTAATAACATCATCTACTCTGCCAGTGAGCCAGTAGTAACCATCTTTGTCCCTACATCCAAGAGTTGGTTTATACACGTACTGTATGATCATGGAAAGGAATAAATTTTAGACTAAAATGTCCAAAATATTAACACAGCCAGAAAATTAAGTACCTGTTGCAACCATCACCACTAAAATAATATCCAGGGAAGGCACTAAAGTATGTAGTCTCATATCTTTCATGATCCCCATACAGTGTTCTGAATGCAGAAGGCCATGAACTTTTCACACATAAATATCCACTGCACTCACCTTCTAATTCCACACCCTTCTCGTCCACTATTACTGGCTGcaatattaattaatattaCATCATAATATTACAAATAGCTGAGCTACTctaaacatagtatatatagtgcacactacaaaaaaaataggtaatttgcggaggttgaaagttgcaattcacGAAGGTTTTAGCCTCCACTAATTGCTAGAAGAGGCCAAAAACTCCGCGGaatgcaactttcaacctccgcaaattatcCATTTTTTTGTAGTCATTTATTCATGTTTCCTGTTATAGGTACCTGGACTCCAAAAAATGGCAATGTAGCAGAACCAGGCTTCTGTGGCCAAGCTCCTGGTAATGGAGTAATCTGCAAGCCAAAAATTATTAAGACCTAGTTAGGCAATTCATTTGTATTTCCCTGGCAAGAGTAATGAACTAGAACCCAGAGTACATGCCGGTGTTTGTTCATGAACTTAAAGTGAAATAGAACGTTATACTCACCCGGTTCCAAATGTTAGTTGCTTTAGCAAACTGAATTGGTATCAAAACATTTGACGATTTTCAGAAACAATAAATTATTTACCTTTTTCCAAATCTACCATTAGTCCATTAGTGTTCCAATTATTGGTGTACTAATTAAGTGAGACGTttaaaaagacataaaagaCTTGTTACATTAATAATCTTCTGTTTAAGTTTATCAAATGCCTTTCTTAAAGGCTTGCAGAAATAGAATACTAGACCCCAGAAGTGATTGGACTTTAGTTTataaaaagtcattttttaactttcttcttttttcttgttattgaAGTAATTTGACaggtgtacatatatatatatatatatatatatataggaagaaAGAATTTGATAGACTTCAATATATAGACAAAAGAGCAAATATTGAAATACCATGAAGCCTCCAGTTTCTGTTTGCCACCATGTGTCTGATATAGGGCACTTTCCATCTCCTACAACATTGAAAAACCACCTGCcccatacataaaaaataacgTTATAGATaatatattatttctttttcagAAAGTTCTCATACTCAAGgaaaaaattacaaataaaaGATCCATAGGTAAAGAAAGAAACCTCCATGCACTCGGATTGATTGGCTCACCAACACTTCCCAGAACCCTCAAAGATTTTCTTGAATATCGAGTGACATGCTAcaaatatatttataacaaattagaaatattttcatcaataaCAAGAGACATACCATAAAAACATTTatgaccaaaaaaagaaagtaaaaatcaTTTATACGCTAGTGTTTTTAGGTCATACATAAATTTCTGGAATGAGAAGAATTTTTACCGTCAAAGTCATGTAAAGAAGGAGAGGCTACTAAAGCTTTAGCCTTAGATCCCAAAATTTTGATGCCCCAAAATTTTTTAATAAGTAATTTTATTAAACAatattaaactttttaaaaagatagtaaaaatgtataaattgtTATTAAAAGAGAACGAAAGAAAGTTGCCTACTTTTTatcaaaagaaatattttagaaCTTCGAATTAAATTACTCAAATCTTTATACTAGTAAATAAAGTTTTTATAACAAGAGCAAACACATGATTAACATCTTATTAGCTTGAATTAACTCTTCCtaatacaaaataataatatttctatTTATGCCTTGTAAAAATACTAAACTATAAAaaattatggaaaaaaacaATACTATTGTTTGCATgtctatgtatacatataaattatttaagacATCTTATTAAAATTGGTTTTATGCCCCTTTTTACTGAGCTGCCTTGTGTGTAGCATTTGTTACTTGAAATCTATTGACCAAGAGaatgaaatattaatttgagGTTTAGGCTTACCACATCTCCCTCGCGCATGAGAGACCTTACTAATGTGGGAGCGgtataaaaaattgaaaccatgTACTTATCAACAATATCCCAGCAGCGTCCAGCATCTGGATAGTTTGGAGCCTGCAATATATAAGTGAtcatatgtatgtgtgatacaACCCAAGTTGCATCAAGGCCTTTCACAAGGAGCCAAGCTCGTGAACTTCAAGCAATGCAAGGGTTATTCATGAAGAGGGACGTACTTGAGTACACTCTAGAGCCCTCCCGGGGATTCCAAGTGTTGATGATTGCATGGGAGGAGGGATTGGAGAAGAGTGTTGAAGATGGCTATGCTTGCAATGAGGCTATTACTTAAAGGCTAGCATTTTCAAGTTTCATTTATGAGAAAGACCAACCAAACAatgcccttacttcattaagggtagaatTGTAATAACTTAGTTGTCTTCCTTAGCTTTCTAGTATAAATAACTTGTCTAAACTTTTCCTAGGGTAGATTTGGATGAATATTGAAATTACTAAACTCATTTGAGAGTAGAGAGCTTGTGAAGCTTTTGATTGTGAACCTTGTTGAGAGGATTGTTTGCTTGGGATCACAagtcccttgaggtcatcctagGAGTTTGGTGTTCTATTGATTACAATTTGAAGGTCTTAGTTATTATAGAACTTTGGTTGTCAAATTGTGTCTTTAGTTGTGTCAATCTAgttatttgttttctttgtcattttcttatcctttttatttcctttattgTATCAATGTGTATGTAACTTAAATTCTTAGGAGATTCACTAAATAGATTCTTGGCGTTGTGCAatgaaaatcgaaaaaaaagaaggttaaAATGAAGCGGCAAGTAATTACCCCTTCAAAAACCACATTAGTTGCTCCATTTAGCAAAGGTCCATATGTAACGTAGCTATGTCCAGTAATCCAACCACAGTCAGCTGTACACCTACAAAACACAGCAAAAATAATTACctaaaataaatgaacaaggaagaaaaaaattggaaaactaATGACCAAAAGTAGGAAGTAGTAATTTGATTTTGGTACTTCTCTATTTCGTTTTGACCCCTATTAGATGGCAGCCTTCTTGCTGGTGACTTTAACTTGTCAAAAATCGAAGTACTTTTGAGTCATTTGACAGTTGAGAAGAGTGCAATTGTATCTTGTGAAATCAGCTAATCTTATTTGGTTTGAGGTGAATTATTTTACCTAGAGAAAGTGATTTCTAATTAATTGCAAAGATTTTTCAACTAAGGGCTAGTCACATTATatagattaataaaataataagggCTGGGTTGTGGGAACATTTTTTGGTGATTGCAGTTATTAGTAAAGCGTAAAACCAAAGTGAGAATTATAACGGAAAAAGGACTTGAGTCCATTGCTAATTTGGTGCGAACTATAATttccttcaagaaaattttagtAACAATTTATGTCACTT is a window of Lycium ferocissimum isolate CSIRO_LF1 chromosome 12, AGI_CSIRO_Lferr_CH_V1, whole genome shotgun sequence DNA encoding:
- the LOC132039577 gene encoding acetyl-coenzyme A synthetase, chloroplastic/glyoxysomal-like isoform X3; amino-acid sequence: MYGRSVEDPAGFWSDIASEFYWKERWGQTVYTENLDIRKGKVNIEWFKGGKTNICYNCLDRNIDAGNGDKIAIFWEGNEPGRDSTLTYNQLLARVCQLANYLKNIGVGKGDAVIIYLPMLMELPIAMLACARIGAIHSVVFAGFSAESLAQRIVDCKPKVVITCNAVRRGPKTIFLKDIVDAALKESAQNGVNIDVCLTFENESALQKEMTKWVEGRDIWWQDVVPKYPVTCDVEWVDAEDPLFLLYTSGSTGKPKGVLHTTGGYMVYTATTFKYAFDYKPKDIYWCTADCGWITGHSYVTYGPLLNGATNVVFEGAPNYPDAGRCWDIVDKYMVSIFYTAPTLVRSLMREGDVHVTRYSRKSLRVLGSVGEPINPSAWRWFFNVVGDGKCPISDTWWQTETGGFMITPLPGAWPQKPGSATLPFFGVQPVIVDEKGVELEGECSGYLCVKSSWPSAFRTLYGDHERYETTYFSAFPGYYFSGDGCNRDKDGYYWLTGRVDDVINVSGHRIGTAEVESALVSHPQCVEAAVVGVEHEVKGQGIYAFVTLAEGVPYSEELRKSLTKVVRDKIGGFAAPDKIHWAPGLPKTRSGKIMRRILRKIASNSLDELEDTSTLADTTVVDQLITLARC
- the LOC132039577 gene encoding acetyl-coenzyme A synthetase, chloroplastic/glyoxysomal-like isoform X1, whose product is MKRPLEGSNCITIGEGLASEEINLVFPNQDLSSQAHVSSIHKYVEMYGRSVEDPAGFWSDIASEFYWKERWGQTVYTENLDIRKGKVNIEWFKGGKTNICYNCLDRNIDAGNGDKIAIFWEGNEPGRDSTLTYNQLLARVCQLANYLKNIGVGKGDAVIIYLPMLMELPIAMLACARIGAIHSVVFAGFSAESLAQRIVDCKPKVVITCNAVRRGPKTIFLKDIVDAALKESAQNGVNIDVCLTFENESALQKEMTKWVEGRDIWWQDVVPKYPVTCDVEWVDAEDPLFLLYTSGSTGKPKGVLHTTGGYMVYTATTFKYAFDYKPKDIYWCTADCGWITGHSYVTYGPLLNGATNVVFEGAPNYPDAGRCWDIVDKYMVSIFYTAPTLVRSLMREGDVHVTRYSRKSLRVLGSVGEPINPSAWRWFFNVVGDGKCPISDTWWQTETGGFMITPLPGAWPQKPGSATLPFFGVQPVIVDEKGVELEGECSGYLCVKSSWPSAFRTLYGDHERYETTYFSAFPGYYFSGDGCNRDKDGYYWLTGRVDDVINVSGHRIGTAEVESALVSHPQCVEAAVVGVEHEVKGQGIYAFVTLAEGVPYSEELRKSLTKVVRDKIGGFAAPDKIHWAPGLPKTRSGKIMRRILRKIASNSLDELEDTSTLADTTVVDQLITLARC